One part of the Vitis riparia cultivar Riparia Gloire de Montpellier isolate 1030 chromosome 8, EGFV_Vit.rip_1.0, whole genome shotgun sequence genome encodes these proteins:
- the LOC117920850 gene encoding protein WHAT'S THIS FACTOR 9, mitochondrial, which produces MNLRSAIHYGFSSIVPKFLHHHHLQCRGIVRVRLKWVKNRSLDHIIDTETDLKAVCLLKDAIKRSSSGFLASNSVANWQKLLGLTVPVLRFMRRYPTLFHEFPHPKYPSLPCFRLTDTALMLHSQEESIHQTHEADTVERLCKVLMMMKTSMVPLQSLSPLKWDLGLPDDYHRTLIPKYPDHFRVIKASNGVPCLRLGEWREEFAVSALQKSHERGELDGGEYREFKRGKSALAFPMSFPRGYGAQKKVKAWMEEFQKLPYISPYEDSRLIDPNSELMEKRVVGVLHEFLSLTIHKKTKRNYLRSLREELNLPHKFTRIFTRYPGIFYLSLKCKTTTVAIREGYRRGKLASPHPLARIREKYNYVMRTGVLYRGKGTNMMPQEDVLLDDGEDTTEQEESVEEDPDIDDECNKEDTSEEDLDSDED; this is translated from the coding sequence ATGAACCTGAGAAGCGCCATCCACTATGGTTTCTCCTCCATCGTCCCAAAAttcctccaccaccaccacctccaatGTCGAGGCATCGTCAGGGTTCGTCTCAAATGGGTGAAGAACCGAAGCCTCGACCATATCATCGACACCGAGACCGACCTCAAAGCCGTATGCCTCCTCAAAGACGCCATCAAACGCTCCTCCAGCGGCTTCCTCGCTTCAAACTCCGTCGCCAACTGGCAGAAGCTTCTGGGTCTCACCGTCCCTGTTCTTCGCTTCATGCGCAGGTACCCAACTCTCTTTCACGAATTCCCTCACCCCAAATACCCTAGTCTTCCATGTTTTCGCCTCACTGACACTGCACTGATGCTTCACTCACAAGAAGAGAGCATACATCAGACCCACGAGGCTGACACCGTTGAGAGGCTTTGTAAGGTTCTTATGATGATGAAAACTAGTATGGTTCCCTTGCAATCGCTTTCCCCTTTGAAATGGGATCTGGGTTTGCCTGATGATTATCATAGAACCTTAATCCCCAAATACCCAGATCATTTCCGGGTAATCAAGGCCTCGAATGGGGTTCCCTGTCTGAGACTTGGTGAATGGCGTGAGGAATTTGCGGTTTCAGCTTTGCAGAAAAGCCATGAGAGAGGTGAATTGGATGGGGGTGAATATAGGGAGTTTAAGAGGGGAAAATCCGCATTGGCATTCCCAATGAGTTTTCCGCGGGGTTATGGGGCACAGAAGAAGGTGAAGGCTTGGATGGAGGAGTTTCAGAAGTTGCCTTACATTTCACCATATGAGGATTCCAGGCTGATTGATCCAAACAGCGAACTAATGGAGAAAAGAGTTGTTGGGGTTTTGCATGAGTTTCTCAGCTTAACCATTCACAAGAAGACCAAGAGGAACTATTTGAGAAGCTTGAGGGAGGAGTTGAATCTTCCCCATAAGTTTACACGAATTTTTACGAGGTACCCTGGGATCTTTTATCTCTCCTTGAAGTGTAAAACAACAACAGTAGCGATTAGAGAAGGGTACAGGCGGGGTAAGTTAGCAAGCCCGCATCCCCTTGCTCGCATTAGGGAAAAGTATAATTATGTGATGAGAACAGGTGTTCTTTATCGGGGCAAAGGAACCAATATGATGCCTCAGGAAGATGTTTTGCTTGATGATGGAGAGGATACAACAGAACAAGAAGAATCTGTTGAAGAAGACCCTGACATTGATGATGAATGCAATAAGGAGGACACCTCAGAGGAGGACCTGGACTCTGATGAGGACTAA
- the LOC117920849 gene encoding DEAD-box ATP-dependent RNA helicase 37-like: protein MRTSWADSVANSTSDNLVPGSSDNSGFGAGAPSRSGRSSYVPPHLRNRPPSSDPPAPSYTSQASAGYGGPSGGTRWGGGSRADFGRSGVTTGVTSGGRVGGSSGWNTRSGGWDRGRDREVNPFGDDDNAEPAFSEQENTGINFDAYEDIPVETSGDNVPPPVNTFAEIDLGEALNQNIRRCKYVKPTPVQRHAIPISLSGKDLMACAQTGSGKTAAFCFPIISGIMTGQFAQRPRGARTVYPLALILSPTRELSCQIHDEARKFSYQTGVKVVVAYGGAPINQQLRELERGVDILVATPGRLVDLLERARVSLQMIRYLALDEADRMLDMGFEPQIRKIVEQMDMPPPGVRQTMLFSATFPKEIQRLASDFLSSYIFLAVGRVGSSTDLIVQRVEFVHESDKRSHLMDLLHAQRANGAHGKQSLTLVFVETKKGADSLEHWLCMNGFPATTIHGDRTQQEREHALRSFKSGNTPILVATDVAARGLDIPHVAHVVNFDLPNDIDDYVHRIGRTGRAGKTGLATAFFNENNSSLARPLADLMQEANQEVPAWLTRYASRASYGGGKNRRSGGGRFGGRDFRKDTSFNRGGGATDYYGGNTSSGYGIPGSYGGGYGPGVTSAWD, encoded by the exons ATGAGAACTTCTTGGGCTGATTCTGTCGCTAATTCTACATCTGACAACTTAGTTCCTGGTTCTTCCGATAATAGTGGGTTTGGCGCCGGTGCCCCGTCACGATCGGGCCGATCCTCTTACGTACCACCGCATCTTCGTAACAGGCCACCATCATCAGATCCGCCTGCGCCCTCATACACCTCCCAGGCATCAGCTGGTTATGGTGGCCCTTCAGGTGGAACCCGCTGGGGTGGTGGTTCTCGGGCCGATTTCGGGCGGTCAGGTGTGACCACAGGTGTGACCAGTGGTGGTCGAGTTGGTGGTAGCAGTGGTTGGAACACTAGAAGTGGGGGGTGGGACCGTGGGAGGGATCGCGAGGTGAACCCCTTTGGTGATGATGATAATGCAGAGCCTGCATTCAGTGAGCAGGAAAATACAGGTATCAACTTTGATGCGTATGAAGATATACCGGTGGAGACAAGTGGGGATAATGTGCCACCCCCAGTTAATACATTTGCCGAGATTGACTTGGGGGAGGCATTGAATCAAAACATCAGGCGGTGTAAGTATGTGAAGCCAACTCCTGTTCAGCGTCATGCGATTCCAATTTCTCTTAGTGGGAAGGATTTGATGGCTTGTGCTCAGACAGGATCAGGCAAAACTGCAGCCTTTTGCTTCCCAATTATCAGCGGAATAATGACGGGGCAGTTTGCGCAAAGACCACGTGGAGCACGGACTGTGTATCCACTTGCTCTTATTCTCTCTCCCACAAGGGAACTCTCATGTCAG ATACATGATGAAGCTAGAAAGTTCTCCTATCAAACCGGTGTTAAGGTGGTAGTTGCTTACGGAGGAGCACCAATCAACCAACAG TTGCGAGAGCTTGAGAGAGGAGTTGACATTCTTGTGGCAACTCCAGGGCGATTGGTAGATTTGCTTGAGAGGGCTAGAGTATCATTGCAGATGATCAGATACTTAGCTCTTGATGAGGCAGACCGGATGCTTGATATGGGTTTTGAGCCTCAAATTAGAAAGATAGTAGAACAAATGGACATGCCTCCGCCAGGTGTAAGACAGACAATGCTGTTCAGTGCCACCTTTCCCAAAGAGATACag AGACTGGCGTCTGATTTTCTTTCAAGTTACATATTTTTGGCTGTTGGAAGGGTTGGTTCAAGTACTGATTTGATTGTTCAAAGAGTTGAATTTGTTCACGAGTCTGACAAGAGAAGCCACCTCATGGACCTTCTTCATGCCCAGAGAGCCAATGGAGCTCATGGCAAG CAATCTCTGACTTTAGTTTTCGTGGAGACAAAAAAGGGTGCCGACTCATTGGAACACTGGTTGTGTATGAATGGTTTTCCTGCAACTACTATTCATGGTGATAGAACACAGCAG GAAAGAGAACACGCATTGAGATCATTTAAGAGCGGAAACACACCAATTTTAGTGGCAACTGATGTCGCAGCCCGTGGTCTTGACATTCCCCATGTAGCTCATGTGGTGAACTTTGACCTTCCCAATGACATTGATGATTATGTCCACCGGATAGGACGCACAGGAAGAGCTGGCAAAACAGGATTAGCCACCGCCTTCTTCAATGAGAACAATTCTTCACTGGCAAGGCCATTAGCAGATCTGATGCAGGAAGCAAACCAAGAGGTACCCGCTTGGCTCACTCGGTATGCATCACGGGCTTCTTATGGAGGGGGTAAAAACCGGCGGTCTGGGGGAGGTCGTTTTGGAGGCCGTGACTTTAGAAAGGATACGTCCTTCAATAGGGGTGGTGGTGCTACAGACTATTATGGAGGGAACACTAGCAGTGGATATGGAATTCCTGGAAGTTACGGTGGGGGATATGGTCCTGGTGTGACCAGTGCCTGGGATTAG
- the LOC117920753 gene encoding lipid phosphate phosphatase delta isoform X2: protein MESIPMWQGVSICVIVSWIVISSTLNVTQKLRSFIQPWVSRHVLTGTPLILQIQKFQHGFLDALFSGLSCVVSVPFYTAFLPLLFWDSVSAPRPSCPPVRRVTATKDEKENAMEYGLPSSHTLNTVCLSGYLLHYVLSYAHNRDAVMILAGVGMVCLLVALIGTGRIYLGMHSLVDIIGGLAIGLAILAFWLTMHEYVDNFIVSGQNVTPFWAALSLVLLFAYPTPEFPTPSYEFHTAFNGVALGIVSGIQQTYHQFHHEDVSRIFTPQLSIPAFIGRMLIGIPTILLVKFCSKALAKWILPVVSNTLGIPIRSTIYVPSLKGSVSGKKSDESKQLGYIQKLLFFSHQDSFDVDTGIRFLQYAGLAWSVVDLVPSMFSQLSL, encoded by the exons ATGGAGAGCATACCCATGTGGCAGGGAGTTTCTATTTGTGTTATAGTTTCCTGGATTGTAATATCTTCAACATTGAATGTGACCCAGAAGCTTAGATCTTTCATACAACCATGGGTATCTCGCCATGTCCTCACGGGCACTCCTCTCATCCTTCAGATCCAG AAATTTCAGCATGGATTCTTGGATGCCTTGTTTTCTGGGTTGTCTTGTGTCGTTTCCGTGCCTTTCTACACTGCTTTTCTTCCCCTTCTTTTCTGG GATTCGGTATCAGCTCCTAGACCAAGTTGCCCACCTGTTAGAAGGGTGACTGCCACAAAAGATGAGAAGGAGAATGCAATGGAATATGGATTGCCTTCTTCCCACACTCTTAACACAGTTTGCTTATCCGG ATACCTTTTGCACTATGTCCTTTCTTATGCCCACAATAGAGATGCTGTTATGATATTGGCTGGGGTTGGCATGGTGTGCTTGCTTGTGGCCCTCATTGGCACGG GAAGAATTTACCTTGGAATGCACAGCTTGGTCGACATCATAGGTGGTCTTGCTATTGGATTGGCGATCCTTGCATTTTGGCTTACAATGCATGAatatgttgacaattttataGTCTCAGGGCAAAATG TTACTCCCTTTTGGGCTGCCCTGAGCTTAGTTTTGCTCTTCGCTTATCCAACACCTGAGTTTCCAACTCCAAGCTATGAGTTCCATACGGCTTTCAATGGTGTTGCATTGGGAATT GTTTCCGGGATCCAGCAAACCTACCACCAGTTTCACCATGAAGACGTCTCACGCATCTTTACCCCACAACTCTCAATCCCTGCCTTTATTGGAAGAATGCTCATAGGAATTCCAACTATCCTTCTTGTGAAGTTCTGCAGCAAGGCCCTTGCTAAATGGATTCTTCCTGTAGTCTCCAATACTTTGGGCATCCCAATAAGATCAACCATCTATGTCCCATCCCTGAAGGGATCAGTCTCCGGTAAAAAATCAGATGAAAGCAAGCAATTGGGGTATATCCAGAAACTCTTATTTTTCTCCCACCAAGACTCATTTGATGTGGATACAGGTATTAGGTTCCTTCAATATGCAGGCCTTGCATGGTCGGTGGTTGATCTTGTTCCTTCCATGTTCTCTCAACTGAGCCTGTAG
- the LOC117920753 gene encoding lipid phosphate phosphatase delta isoform X1, with translation MESIPMWQGVSICVIVSWIVISSTLNVTQKLRSFIQPWVSRHVLTGTPLILQIQKFQHGFLDALFSGLSCVVSVPFYTAFLPLLFWSGHVRLARQMTLLMAFCDYLGNCIKDSVSAPRPSCPPVRRVTATKDEKENAMEYGLPSSHTLNTVCLSGYLLHYVLSYAHNRDAVMILAGVGMVCLLVALIGTGRIYLGMHSLVDIIGGLAIGLAILAFWLTMHEYVDNFIVSGQNVTPFWAALSLVLLFAYPTPEFPTPSYEFHTAFNGVALGIVSGIQQTYHQFHHEDVSRIFTPQLSIPAFIGRMLIGIPTILLVKFCSKALAKWILPVVSNTLGIPIRSTIYVPSLKGSVSGKKSDESKQLGYIQKLLFFSHQDSFDVDTGIRFLQYAGLAWSVVDLVPSMFSQLSL, from the exons ATGGAGAGCATACCCATGTGGCAGGGAGTTTCTATTTGTGTTATAGTTTCCTGGATTGTAATATCTTCAACATTGAATGTGACCCAGAAGCTTAGATCTTTCATACAACCATGGGTATCTCGCCATGTCCTCACGGGCACTCCTCTCATCCTTCAGATCCAG AAATTTCAGCATGGATTCTTGGATGCCTTGTTTTCTGGGTTGTCTTGTGTCGTTTCCGTGCCTTTCTACACTGCTTTTCTTCCCCTTCTTTTCTGG AGTGGTCATGTCAGATTAGCAAGGCAGATGACCCTGTTGATGGCTTTCTGTGATTATTTAGGGAACTGTATAAAG GATTCGGTATCAGCTCCTAGACCAAGTTGCCCACCTGTTAGAAGGGTGACTGCCACAAAAGATGAGAAGGAGAATGCAATGGAATATGGATTGCCTTCTTCCCACACTCTTAACACAGTTTGCTTATCCGG ATACCTTTTGCACTATGTCCTTTCTTATGCCCACAATAGAGATGCTGTTATGATATTGGCTGGGGTTGGCATGGTGTGCTTGCTTGTGGCCCTCATTGGCACGG GAAGAATTTACCTTGGAATGCACAGCTTGGTCGACATCATAGGTGGTCTTGCTATTGGATTGGCGATCCTTGCATTTTGGCTTACAATGCATGAatatgttgacaattttataGTCTCAGGGCAAAATG TTACTCCCTTTTGGGCTGCCCTGAGCTTAGTTTTGCTCTTCGCTTATCCAACACCTGAGTTTCCAACTCCAAGCTATGAGTTCCATACGGCTTTCAATGGTGTTGCATTGGGAATT GTTTCCGGGATCCAGCAAACCTACCACCAGTTTCACCATGAAGACGTCTCACGCATCTTTACCCCACAACTCTCAATCCCTGCCTTTATTGGAAGAATGCTCATAGGAATTCCAACTATCCTTCTTGTGAAGTTCTGCAGCAAGGCCCTTGCTAAATGGATTCTTCCTGTAGTCTCCAATACTTTGGGCATCCCAATAAGATCAACCATCTATGTCCCATCCCTGAAGGGATCAGTCTCCGGTAAAAAATCAGATGAAAGCAAGCAATTGGGGTATATCCAGAAACTCTTATTTTTCTCCCACCAAGACTCATTTGATGTGGATACAGGTATTAGGTTCCTTCAATATGCAGGCCTTGCATGGTCGGTGGTTGATCTTGTTCCTTCCATGTTCTCTCAACTGAGCCTGTAG